One Colius striatus isolate bColStr4 chromosome 7, bColStr4.1.hap1, whole genome shotgun sequence DNA segment encodes these proteins:
- the QSER1 gene encoding glutamine and serine-rich protein 1 isoform X1, whose protein sequence is MHSSTATELFVTGALPTSGTFPPTSALSACQHPNTFSGRNFATTPSLTLQDTTFSATSNGLVTTHDPLLQIKTSQGTVPTALTFERLGSSVLSTSIPPQSSTYRSAQESAPHLLQPQFSLLPSTLGGAQQVSQAYSTSVFTGSTVSIDRALQRECSVIKHHQRPSSSQSVQAQLTVSQHSLHSYLTSTSGVNFQDTSRHLALSCSPVGDVTQVSNGGLQQKTSQVTVELAQSYTSAIPSPGFPSASPAKVKNCTTKQPPRSVKTPKPQSVAPTVQTQSYAKTAQNQSSVITGQAQIYSTAQLPSLLSVSQSQNYVSSQAQNMPPVSHSQDFSSSKVEKLPSLYKTLTFSGQSQTITSDSQTLSYSSEEQVLTSVPNENYSGQTRELSSVSQSQSYTSSHSQGLSPVSQSQVSFSSQSQVLSAVSPSESYSSGQSLTLTSPSLSFNASPRIQTLPASSPNQSYISLHSSQNSQSQEASSPQSQKFLPSVQSPFASPAHSQTLQNSRPSLETKSYVKRKSDSNLYASSKQEDELSMQDMQALQQQVTLESSAQRLTDEEINAQDASYRVSKADDRYSQSVIRSNSRLEDQVVGLTLQGTKKDERTVNSVEQLSQHIGHITSLSHDVKKTTNLMQTTQVTVSAKELNQQHCLMHKVHDSKSQEQQGQVISTPSQVQPHALRHGHQLCLPSAQVLLESACDLQILHQSILQSSLGQAKASPQVQRIQSPQQVTHPFLQMDGHIIQSNGGHSQQQLHTQNSEVMKMDISEPSKPLQQHLTTKDHFPQTNQHDSKNQFVSLSSICFPESMLLSDDRNMLSNVDDILAATAAACGVTPSDFAKSASNEEEIRSVENSEESKPHFRSMDVRHVSSGFSASPTVVGKPAGVSNISLNGGQITINLTPVSTIQTKTVNLDQQHIDSSNQNVSTRMTSPTLGPGQEEQESVLIKKQSSISHECEEDNDPSTDGTLIARDTEFVSSSKSLSEESAVSENDFNMGGDDGTVAGNRSKGPLQPLTVPQSGDGTISRTEEECQDLTQGNLQKKKSKGKSLNKNAAEDDSAIQKQAKRSGQCKRQNSRGNDSCLSSVSESCYDTYQHQERMRQKIKEVEEKQPEVKTGFIASFLDFLKSGPRQQFSAPAVRTPNRTRRPVTQIVRTPCLQPTARPQPPPPPIAAEVSGESPTKKVDEELKKNLETLPSFSSDEDDSVGGNPDLQKSISTALSALDDTSDRKNKSEAEKVAAVTAAATAATAVIRQESQQTTAPVISVQEKTNPADPLKVTQQDTVTSDQLAKIQATIAIEGCTDEENTDSGGEGMYRERDEFVVKIEDIETLKVALQTGKEPPAIWKVQKALLQKFVPEVRDGQREFAATNSYLGYFGDAKTKYKRVYVKFIENANKKEYVRVCSKRPRSKPVQSARTVHCKPSSSNNKTPDPPTPKPIATKVSSVKPKAKQPKVKAEPPPKKRKKWKEEFSSSQSDSSPEAQSDEDELAPPAPLVTRFLNTRAMKETFKSYMELLVSIALDPDTMQALEKSNDELLLPHMRKIDGMLNDNRKRLLSKLRLDHTFKNALENFPELTVVTRDSKTKSGGGTSVSKIKMNGKAYNKKTLRASKSATKLAQEFTVDPEKIQLYSLYHSLHHYKYHIYLTCKEEISSVQKKSGDLGQEEIVQLCMKNIKWVEDLFEKFGELLNHVQQKCA, encoded by the exons atGCATTCCTCAACAGCCACAGAACTATTTGTTACTGGAGCTTTGCCAACCTCTGGAACATTTCCACCAACATCTGCTTTATCAGCATGTCAGCATCCCAACACTTTCAGCGGTAGAAACTTTGCTACTACTCCTTCACTTACTCTTCAAGATACTACTTTCAGTGCTACATCTAATGGTCTTGTAACTACCCATGATCCGTTATTACAGATTAAAACATCGCAGGGCACTGTTCCAACTGCTTTGACATTTGAGCGCCTGGGCAGTTCTGTTTTAAGTACCAGTATACCACCTCAGTCATCAACATATCGTTCTGCTCAAGAATCTGCACCCCATCTTTTGCAACCTCAATTTAGTTTGTTGCCTTCAACCCTTGGAGGAGCTCAGCAGGTTTCTCAGGCATATAGCACATCTGTCTTTACTGGTTCCACTGTTTCTATCGACAGAGCACTTCAGCGAGAATGTAGTGTTATTAAACACCATCAGCGGCCTTCAAGTAGTCAATCTGTTCAGGCTCAACTGACTGTTTCCCAGCATTCCTTACACAGCTATTTAACGAGTACAAGTGGAGTTAATTTTCAGGATACATCTAGGCACTTGGCATTATCCTGCAGCCCAGTTGGAGATGTTACTCAGGTGAGTAATGGAGGACTACAGCAGAAGACTTCTCAAGTCACAGTGGAACTCGCTCAGTCGTACACATCTGCAATTCCATCACCTGGTTTTCCATCTGCTTCCCCAGCAAAAGTGAAAAACTGTACCACGAAGCAgcctccaaggtcagtgaagaccCCCAAACCTCAAAGTGTAGCTCCCACTGTGCAGACACAAAGCTATGCCAAAACTGCACAAAACCAGAGTTCTGTCATTACAGGCCAAGCACAGATCTATTCTACAGCACAGCTTCCAAGCCTCTTGTCAGTCAGCCAGTCTCAAAACTATGTTTCATCGCAGGCTCAGAACATGCCACCTGTCAGTCACTCACAGGATTTCTCATCCAGCAAGGTTGAAAAGCTGCCCTCATTGTATAAAACGTTGACTTTTTCTGGGCAATCGCAAACTATTACTTCTGATAGTCAAACTCTAAGTTACTCCTCAGAGGAACAGGTGTTAACTTCAGTTCCTAACGAGAACTACTCTGGGCAAACAAGGGAACTTTCTTCAGTCAGCCAATCTCAGAGCTACACTTCTAGTCACTCTCAGGGTTTATCTCCAGTTAGCCAATCCCAAGTTAGTTTTTCATCTCAATCACAAGTTTTATCAGCTGTTAGTCCTTCAGAAAGCTATTCTTCAGGGCAATCTTTAACATTAACAtcaccttctctttccttcaatGCCTCTCCTCGGATACAAACTCTTCCAGCCTCAAGTCCTAATCAGAGCTATATTTCTCTACATTCTTCTCAGAACTCTCAGTCACAAGAAGCCTCCTCTCCTCAGTCTCAAAAGTTTTTGCCATCTGTACAGTCTCCTTTTGCATCCCCAGCTCATTCACAGACACTGCAGAACAGCAGGCCTTCCTTGGAAACAAAGTCATATGTTAAAAGGAAGTCTGACTCTAATTTGTATGCCTCGTCAAAACAAGAGGATGAATTATCAATGCAAGATATGCAGGCGTTGCAGCAGCAAGTTACTCTTGAATCTTCCGCTCAAAGGCTAACCGATGAGGAAATCAATGCTCAGGATGCATCCTATAGGGTCTCAAAAGCAGATGACAGATACTCTCAAAGTGTAATCCGAAGTAACTCTCGTCTTGAAGATCAAGTTGTTGGACTTACTCttcaaggaacaaaaaaagatgagagAACGGTCAATTCTGTGGAACAGCTTTCCCAACATATTGGACACATCACTAGCCTAAGCCATGATGTAAAAAAGACAACTAATTTAATGCAAACTACACAAGTAACTGTGAGTGCTAAAGAACTAAACCAGCAACATTGTCTTATGCATAAGGTACATGACAGTAAATCTCAAGAACAGCAAGGCCAAGTCATTAGTACACCATCACAGGTTCAACCTCATGCTTTAAGACACGGTCACCAGCTGTGTTTGCCCAGTGCACAGGTACTTCTAGAGTCAGCCTGTGACTTGCAGATTCTGCATCAATCAATACTGCAGTCGAGTTTAGGGCAAGCAAAGGCATCACCTCAAGTGCAAAGAATACAGAGTCCTCAACAGGTGACACATCCATTCCTTCAGATGGATGGTCATATTATTCAAAGTAATGGAGGTCATTCTCAGCAACAGCTGCATACTCAGAATTCAGAAGTAATGAAAATGGACATTTCAGAGCCCTCAAAACCACTACAGCAACATTTGACAACAAAAGATCATTTTCCTCAGACAAATCAACATGATTCAAAAAATCAGTTTGTCTCTCTCAGTTCAATATGTTTCCCAGAATCTATGCTTCTCAGTGATGACAGAAATATGTTATCCAATGTAGATGACATTttagcagcaacagcagcagcctgtggagTGACACCATCTGACTTTGCCAAATCAGCTTCTAATGAAGAGGAAATCCGGTCTGTTGAAAATAGCGAAGAGTCTAAACCGCACTTCAGATCAATGGATGTAAGACATGTGTCTTCTGGTTTCAGTGCCTCACCTACTGTAGTTGGAAAGCCAGCAGGTGTAAGTAATATTTCTCTGAATGGAGGCCAAATTACTATAAATCTTACACCGGTGTCAACAATACAGACAAAAACTGTGAACCTTGATCAACAGCATATTGATTCATCTAATCAAAATGTATCAACAAGAATGACTTCTCCCACCCTTGGCCCCGGTCAAGAAGAGCAAGAGTCTGTTCTCATTAAGAAACAATCCAGCATTAGTCATGAATGTGAAGAAGATAATGATCCTTCTACTGATGGTACACTGATTGCAAGAGACACAGAATTTGTTTCAAGCAGTAAGAGTCTAAGTGAAGAAAGTGCTGTTTCAGAGAATGATTTTAATATGGGTGGTGATGATGGTACAGTAGCAGGTAACCGGTCAAAGGGTCCATTGCAGCCTTTAACTGTGCCCCAAAGTGGAGATGGTACTATTAGTAGAACTGAAGAGGAATGCCAAGATTTAACTCAAGGGaaccttcagaagaaaaaaagcaaaggaaaaagccTAAACAAAAATGCTGCAGAAGATGACAGTGCAATTCAGAAACAGGCAAAAAGAAGTGGACAGTGTAAGCGTCAAAATTCAAGAGGAAACGATTCATGTCTGTCATCTGTTTCTGAAAGTTGTTATGATACTTACCAGCATCAGGAAAGAATGAGGCAAAAAattaaagaagttgaagaaaaacaGCCTGAAGTCAAAACAGGCTTTATCGCATCTTTTTTAGACTTTCTAAAGTCTGGGCCTCGGCAACAGTTTTCAGCTCCAGCTGTACGAACGCCAAACAGGACTAGGAGGCCAGTTACCCAGATAGTTCGCACCCCTTGCCTACAGCCCACTGCAAGGCCtcaaccaccaccaccacctatAGCTGCTGAGGTTAGTGGAGAAAGTCCAACCAAAAAAGTAGATGAAGAACTTAAGAAAAATTTAGAAACAttgccttcattttcttctgatgaAGATGATTCTGTGGGGGGTAACCCTGATCTTCAGAAGAGCATCTCGACTGCATTGTCAGCCCTGGATGACACATCTGATAGAAAGAATAAATCAG aagctGAAAAAGTGGCAGCTgttactgctgctgccactgctgctactgctgtAATAAGGCAAGAATCTCAACAGACAACTGCTCCTGTAATCAGCGTGCAGGAGAAAACGAATCCAGCTGACCCCTTAAAAGTAACTCAACAGGACACTGTGACTTCAGACCAATTGGCAAAAATACAGGCAACTATTGCAATAGAAGGATGTACTGATGAGGAGAATACGGACAGTGGAGGAGAGGGCATGTACAGAGAACGTGATGAATTTGTAGTGAAGATTGAAGATATAGAGACACTAAAG GTTGCAttacaaacaggaaaagaacCTCCAGCTATTTGGAAAGTACAGAAGGCTTTATTGCAAAagtttgttcctgaagtgcgAGATGGACAGAGAGAGTTTGCTGCTACTAACAGT tACCTTGGGTATTTCGGGGAtgcaaaaacaaaatacaaacgTGTGTATGTGAAGTTcattgaaaatgcaaacaaaaaggaATATGTCAGAGTATGTTCAAAAAGACCACGAAGCAAGCCTGTACAGTCAGCAag GACTGTTCATTGCAAACCTAGTAGTAGCAACAATAAAACCCCTGATCCACCAACACCAAAACCAATAGCAACTAAAGTCTCTTCTGTGAAACCCAAAGCTAAACAGCCAAAGGTAAAGGCTGAACCACCgccaaagaaaaggaaaaagtggaaagaaGAATTTTCGTCTTCCCAGTCTGATTCTTCACCTGAAGCCCAGAGTGATGAAGATG AGCTTGCACCTCCAGCTCCCCTTGTTACTCGTTTTTTGAACACAAGAGCTatgaaagagacttttaagagCTACATGGAGTTGCTTGTTAGCATTGCCTTGGATCCAGACACAATGCAGGCCTTGGAAAAGAGCAATG ATGAGCTACTTTTGCCCCACATGAGAAAAATTGATGGTATGCTGAATGACAATAGGAAAAGGCTGCTTTCCAAATTACGATTGGATCATACTTTCAAG AATGCTTTGGAAAACTTTCCTGAACTGACAGTGGTCACTCGGGATTCTAAGACAAAAAGTGGAGGAGGAACATCTGTGTCTAAGATCAAAATGAATGGTAAAGCTTACAACAAGAAAACACTGAGGGCTTCTAAATCAGCTACTAAATTAGCACAG GAATTTACCGTAGATCCAGAAAAAATACAGCTGTATTCTTTGTATCACTCACTCCATCATTACAAATATCACATATATCTAACATGTAAAGAAGAG ATTTCTTCTGTTCAGAAGAAGAGTGGAGATctaggacaggaagagattgtgCAGCTGTgcatgaaaaatataaaatgggTGGAGGATCTTTTTGAGAAGTTTGGTGAACTTTTGAATCATGTCCAGCAGAAATGTGCATAA